The Nitrospira tepida genome includes a window with the following:
- a CDS encoding IS256 family transposase produces the protein MRNVIRITTEGKVRPIRRRAVDAIPAVDERASLVALIQALIPLGLQAVGDALEAEVTDLAGERYSRTGGQPGYVRWCQQRGSVYLLDQKLPITYRRVRNRFRNVEVALPTYQALGDPRAADAGLFRKVLHGLSCRRYEACAEAVPEAFGLSASSVSRRFMRASARQLRKLSERRLEQDEVVVLVLDGKTFADDSMVLALGVTRQGEKKILGFVQTATENEPVCAAFLRDLVTRGLRTDQGLLCVIDGAKGLRKAIQTVFGRQAVVQRCQWHKRENVVRYLPKGQQAPWRRRVQQAYERPTYTDARAALLRLRQELRTINLSAVASLDEGLEETLTLHRLGLFGTLGRSLKTTNCLESLNAQLGQLTDKVDRWRTSDQKHRWVASAVLAIEPRLRRIKGYRHLTQLHEALQRDIQREAVTETRIA, from the coding sequence ATGAGAAACGTAATCCGAATCACCACAGAAGGCAAGGTGCGACCGATCCGCCGGCGGGCGGTGGACGCCATCCCGGCGGTGGACGAGCGGGCGAGCCTCGTGGCCCTTATCCAAGCCCTGATCCCGCTGGGCTTGCAAGCCGTCGGGGACGCCCTGGAGGCGGAAGTGACTGACCTGGCGGGCGAACGGTATAGCCGGACCGGCGGCCAGCCGGGCTATGTGCGCTGGTGTCAGCAGCGGGGCTCGGTGTATTTGCTGGATCAGAAACTGCCGATCACCTACAGGCGAGTCCGGAACCGCTTCCGGAACGTGGAGGTGGCGTTACCGACCTACCAGGCCCTGGGCGACCCACGGGCAGCCGATGCGGGGCTGTTCCGCAAAGTCCTGCACGGCCTGAGTTGCCGCCGATATGAAGCCTGTGCGGAAGCGGTCCCGGAGGCGTTCGGGCTGAGTGCCTCCAGCGTCTCACGACGCTTCATGCGGGCCAGCGCCCGGCAGTTGCGGAAGCTGAGCGAACGCCGCTTGGAGCAGGACGAGGTGGTCGTGCTCGTCCTCGACGGCAAGACCTTTGCGGACGACAGCATGGTGCTCGCGCTGGGGGTGACGCGGCAGGGCGAGAAGAAGATCCTGGGATTCGTGCAGACCGCCACCGAAAACGAGCCGGTCTGCGCGGCATTCTTGCGAGACCTGGTGACCCGAGGCTTGCGCACGGACCAGGGGCTGCTCTGCGTGATCGATGGCGCCAAGGGGCTGCGCAAAGCGATCCAGACCGTCTTCGGCCGCCAGGCCGTCGTGCAACGGTGTCAGTGGCATAAACGGGAGAATGTGGTGCGGTATCTGCCCAAGGGACAGCAGGCCCCATGGCGGCGGCGGGTGCAGCAGGCCTATGAGCGGCCGACCTACACGGACGCCCGAGCCGCCTTGCTCCGTCTCCGGCAGGAGCTGCGGACCATCAATCTCTCCGCGGTGGCCAGCCTGGACGAAGGGCTGGAGGAAACCCTGACGCTGCATCGGCTGGGGCTGTTCGGCACGCTGGGCCGCAGCCTCAAGACCACCAACTGTCTGGAGTCGCTGAACGCCCAACTCGGCCAACTGACGGACAAGGTCGACCGCTGGCGCACGTCGGATCAGAAACACCGCTGGGTGGCCAGTGCCGTGCTGGCGATCGAACCCCGCTTGCGACGCA